The nucleotide sequence CATCTTGTTTTGGAGTTTTGGTTTACAACAAAGCAGATGCTTTTCTCTTTTGTCTTCAGCCTATTAAGCAGGTTTTTACAAACATGTTATTGTTAATTTCATCGTAAAATTTTACCGGAGTATTGAGTTATAAATCCTTATATTAATCAAATTTCTGTTTCACCTGATAACCACGTGTATGTTCAAAGTTATTATAGCCGTTCATACAGTCACTATCTATTTAAATCTATAAATCCGATACTTGGTGTCAAACAGCCAATTAACTCCCCGGATATCCGGCTCTATCCTATTCCCGCTAAAAGCAAAATATCAGTAGAAAATAAAAGTTCTTTAAGAATAAATCAGTTTGTTTTTTATAATCAACTCGGGCAAAAAGTTCTTTACGGTCGTCTGACAGATGATCTCATTGATGTGTCCAAATTAATGCCCGGATTATATATAATTGAACTTGAGCTGGAGAGAACCTCTGTAAGAAAGAAGGTAATAATAGAGTGAATCGACAGTTAACGTTAACGCTGATGTCCAGATTAGATTTCCGCACGTGGGATTACTACAAGGGTTGCGAAGAGATTCCCACTTTCGTGAGAATGACGCTATAAGCCAGGGAAAGAAAGGCGGCGCCCAATAGTTTTTGGGCATAAAACGTCATTCCGAGCGAAGCGAGGAATCTGCCGGCAAAGTAAAAAAATATTTTCACTTTCTTGTCGGAAATGAATTAAAACATTTTATTTTTGTCCGATCGTTTAAACCATTTGGTTAAATTATGTGATTAAATCTTTTAGTCAAAATGAGCCAAAAACATTCTGAAACCGAAATCCTTATCCTCGACGCGGCCAGGAAAGTCTTCCTGGAGAATGGGTTCGACGGGACATCCATGCAGATGATCGCTTCTGAATCCGGGATCAATAAAGCCCTGCTTCACTATTATTACCGTAGCAAAGACAGGCTTTTCGAAGCCGTCTTTGTCGAAGCATTCGCTCATATGGTTCCCAACCTGATGAAGGTTTTCGCATCAGAAGCTGAATTTCCGGATAAGATCAGGGGTTTTGTGAATACTTATATCGGAGCCTTACTGGAATATCCCCAGATTCCACTCTTTATCCTCCACGAGCTTCACCGGAACCCGGGACGTGTCATTGAACTTATCAAATCTACCGGCATTAACCCGGATATCTTTATTAATCTTATAAAAAAGGAAATAAAATCAGGAAATATCGGCGATATCGATCCCAGGCAATTAATAGTCAATTTACTGGCTTTATGCATCTTTCCTTTTGCCGCCCGCCCGATGGTTCAGGGTTTCATTTTTAAGAACGATGCAAAGGCTTATGAGGTCTTCATGGAAAACCGGAAAAAAGAAGTAGCCGATTTCATTATTAAAGCAATAAAACCATGTTAAAAAAAATACTGTTGATCACAGCATGGGTTAGCTATTTTGCCCTTGCTTCAGGACAGGACGGGTCAGTCACACTC is from Bacteroidales bacterium and encodes:
- a CDS encoding TetR/AcrR family transcriptional regulator; the protein is MSQKHSETEILILDAARKVFLENGFDGTSMQMIASESGINKALLHYYYRSKDRLFEAVFVEAFAHMVPNLMKVFASEAEFPDKIRGFVNTYIGALLEYPQIPLFILHELHRNPGRVIELIKSTGINPDIFINLIKKEIKSGNIGDIDPRQLIVNLLALCIFPFAARPMVQGFIFKNDAKAYEVFMENRKKEVADFIIKAIKPC